In the genome of Hyphobacterium sp. CCMP332, one region contains:
- a CDS encoding TonB-dependent receptor — protein sequence MRLAVFSLFIFLILKATGSVAQFSIKGIVSDLNSNQKIPGVEVYNSNVNEIALTDQNGQFLLKDLDKDIYSLTFFKSGYGVKEIKIQVRNDTILRVGMEILSQELSEVLISEQKEEIFSIERLDPVEGTAIYAGKKSEVVKLNNFVGNTASNNPRQIYSQVVGLNIYEGNDAGLQLNVGGRGLDPNRTSNFNTRQNGYDISADVLGYPESYYTPTADALSEIRIVRGAASLQYGTQFGGMINFKLKEPNLEKKLEFISRNTIGSFELLNTFNSISGKIGQFSYYSFINYKQGSGFRPNSEFNSFNAFSSLNYDFSDKTSINFELTYLNYLAQQAGGLTDSQFEENIRYSNRERNWFAVDWQLYSIRLKHKLTYRTNISLNIFALNAERNALGFRGDPQRPERNPITEQDDPALPRDLIKGNFKNWGAELRSITRYRPFNKDAVFLIGAKYYQSDNTSVQGPGSVGGEADFSFANSRFPSYPNQSDFRFPNFNLALFTEHILNLNSKFSITPGIRLEHIRTQSIGDYLNINYDIAGNEIFRELRTDNRSLERDIALFGLGLSYYESSSLEFYANISQNYRSVTFSDIRVVNPTFIISPDISDERGFTTDLGMRGTWSTYLSYDLGAFSMLYNDRIGTILIETGPNKGDRVRQNIGDAWIYGAELFADWNMLKTFGSKADNFRINPFVNLAITNSEYINSDENNVSGKKVEFIPLVNLKTGMRIKIQNISISTQFTYLFEQFTDAENTESAQKGDSREGIIGTIPEYYVADLSMVYTLNKMSIETGVNNLLNNKYFTRRATGYPGPGIIPADGRAFYFTLGLKL from the coding sequence ATGAGATTAGCGGTTTTTAGTTTATTTATTTTTCTAATACTCAAAGCCACAGGTTCTGTCGCGCAATTCAGCATAAAAGGCATTGTATCCGATTTAAACTCAAATCAAAAAATTCCCGGTGTCGAAGTTTACAATTCAAATGTCAACGAAATAGCGCTGACAGATCAAAACGGTCAATTCCTTTTAAAAGACTTAGACAAAGACATATATTCCCTAACCTTTTTTAAATCGGGCTATGGCGTTAAAGAAATTAAAATACAAGTTCGAAACGATACAATTCTGCGCGTTGGAATGGAAATACTCAGTCAAGAGCTTTCTGAGGTTCTCATTTCAGAACAGAAAGAAGAAATATTTAGCATAGAAAGACTTGATCCAGTAGAAGGGACAGCGATTTATGCTGGTAAAAAGTCGGAAGTGGTGAAACTGAATAATTTCGTGGGGAATACCGCCTCCAATAATCCCAGACAAATTTATTCACAGGTCGTTGGTCTGAATATTTATGAGGGCAATGATGCTGGCCTGCAATTGAATGTGGGTGGACGCGGGCTGGATCCCAACCGAACCTCTAATTTCAATACAAGACAAAACGGTTACGATATCAGTGCAGATGTTTTGGGCTATCCGGAAAGTTATTATACGCCCACCGCTGATGCGTTAAGTGAAATACGGATAGTCAGGGGTGCCGCCTCGCTTCAGTACGGAACACAGTTTGGCGGGATGATCAATTTTAAATTAAAAGAACCCAATCTCGAGAAAAAGCTCGAATTTATAAGTCGGAATACCATTGGCTCATTTGAATTGCTGAATACTTTCAATAGCATTTCGGGAAAAATCGGCCAATTCTCATATTATTCATTTATCAATTACAAACAGGGCTCCGGATTCAGGCCAAATTCTGAATTTAACTCCTTTAATGCTTTCTCAAGTCTCAATTACGATTTTAGCGACAAAACGAGCATCAACTTTGAATTGACCTATCTCAATTATTTGGCTCAACAGGCCGGTGGATTGACGGATTCCCAATTTGAAGAAAACATTAGATACAGCAACAGAGAACGAAATTGGTTTGCAGTTGACTGGCAGTTGTATTCAATCAGACTCAAACACAAACTGACCTATCGCACCAATATTAGTTTGAATATTTTTGCTTTAAACGCTGAAAGAAATGCCCTGGGATTTCGCGGTGATCCCCAAAGACCCGAACGAAACCCAATTACAGAACAGGACGATCCAGCTCTTCCCAGAGATCTCATCAAAGGAAATTTTAAAAACTGGGGTGCCGAACTGAGGTCCATTACCCGTTACAGGCCTTTCAATAAAGATGCGGTATTTCTAATCGGAGCAAAATACTATCAGTCCGACAATACTTCTGTTCAGGGCCCGGGCTCGGTCGGAGGCGAGGCTGACTTTTCATTTGCCAATTCCCGCTTTCCCTCCTATCCAAATCAATCCGATTTTCGATTCCCCAATTTTAATCTGGCTTTGTTTACAGAACATATACTGAATCTGAACAGCAAGTTTTCGATTACGCCCGGAATCCGATTGGAGCACATCAGGACTCAATCGATAGGTGATTATTTAAATATAAATTACGACATCGCCGGCAATGAAATTTTTAGAGAATTGAGAACCGATAACCGAAGCCTGGAAAGAGATATTGCTTTATTTGGATTGGGCTTGAGTTATTATGAGTCGAGTTCACTTGAGTTCTATGCCAATATTTCCCAGAATTACCGATCCGTCACTTTCTCTGATATACGCGTAGTCAACCCAACCTTTATCATTTCTCCGGATATCAGCGATGAAAGGGGCTTTACAACTGATCTGGGCATGCGTGGAACCTGGAGTACTTATTTGTCCTATGATCTGGGTGCTTTTTCTATGCTTTATAATGACAGGATTGGCACCATACTCATAGAAACCGGCCCGAATAAAGGCGACCGTGTCCGACAAAACATTGGAGATGCCTGGATTTACGGTGCTGAGCTATTTGCCGACTGGAACATGTTAAAAACCTTTGGCTCAAAAGCCGATAATTTTCGAATAAATCCATTTGTCAATTTAGCCATTACCAATTCCGAATACATCAACAGCGATGAAAACAATGTCAGTGGCAAAAAGGTAGAGTTTATTCCTCTCGTCAATTTAAAAACCGGTATGCGAATAAAAATTCAGAATATTTCCATTAGCACCCAGTTTACCTATTTGTTTGAACAATTTACCGATGCGGAAAACACTGAAAGTGCTCAAAAAGGGGATAGTCGGGAGGGCATTATTGGAACCATACCGGAATATTATGTGGCCGATCTTTCCATGGTTTATACCTTAAATAAAATGTCAATTGAAACCGGTGTTAACAATCTACTGAATAACAAATATTTCACCCGCAGAGCCACCGGTTACCCCGGCCCCGGAATTATTCCTGCAGACGGGCGAGCTTTCTATTTTACACTGGGACTAAAGTTATGA
- a CDS encoding HigA family addiction module antidote protein: MTKFLKNIHPGVILLEEFLKPMEITAYKLAKETFLPQTRISEIIKGRRRITADTALRFSRFFGNSEKFWLNLQTDYDVEEELRNNSELIDKIVRFG, from the coding sequence TTGACGAAATTTCTCAAAAACATACATCCCGGAGTAATTCTTTTAGAAGAATTTCTAAAACCAATGGAAATTACAGCTTATAAGCTAGCAAAAGAGACATTTCTTCCACAAACCAGGATTTCAGAAATCATAAAAGGAAGAAGGAGAATTACTGCGGATACTGCATTGCGGTTTTCACGCTTTTTCGGCAACAGCGAAAAATTCTGGCTTAATCTTCAGACTGATTATGATGTGGAAGAGGAATTGAGAAATAATTCTGAATTGATAGATAAGATAGTGAGATTTGGCTAA
- a CDS encoding type II toxin-antitoxin system PemK/MazF family toxin codes for MVIKQFEVWLADLNPRNGTESGKVRPVLVIQTNLLNRISHPSTIILPITSNVNKDSEILRVFLSKGQSGLAKDSDIMLDQIRSIDNRRLAKKLGQIGVQEIKKIKENLKIILDLEI; via the coding sequence ATGGTGATAAAGCAATTTGAAGTTTGGCTGGCAGATTTAAATCCAAGAAATGGCACTGAGTCCGGAAAAGTTAGACCGGTTCTTGTTATTCAAACTAATCTCTTAAACCGAATCTCTCATCCTTCCACTATAATTCTGCCAATCACCAGTAATGTCAATAAAGATTCCGAAATCTTAAGAGTATTTCTCAGTAAAGGGCAATCAGGGCTTGCAAAGGATAGTGATATAATGCTTGATCAAATTCGATCAATTGATAATCGAAGGCTTGCTAAAAAGTTGGGGCAAATTGGAGTACAAGAAATCAAAAAAATTAAAGAAAATCTTAAAATTATTTTGGATTTAGAGATTTGA
- a CDS encoding DUF4856 domain-containing protein, with product MKYYLIIAVLISLLSCSDDNDNPQPQSNISNPEFYIYERNGESSVDFSGQTIRILMAEELVSACKDFNSTETSLRELYRNESSSGTNVDPFQNPDLNTSIKSVREKVAASIDLFSANSSESAAIKNFIESLFFLLEIEVYPNKNQLASPGIAGQIADGSATRYIAPSGLEYDQIINKSLIGALMVDQVINNYISPTLLNQNNIRQDNNNKVLLDGTNYTQMEHLWDEAYGYLYGTSVNTANPNASIGADDNFLNKYIGRVNEDEDFTGIAEQIFNAFKIGRAAILANNYTLRDEQIAILRNEISNLIAIRAVYYMQQGKNALPADRNNYSAYGSAFHDLSEGYGFLYSLRFTRNGEGEELFSREEVDNLISKLLSDGSNGLWDVKAETLDEISEIISSKFNFTVAQAGE from the coding sequence ATTAAATATTATCTAATCATTGCAGTCCTAATTTCGCTTTTGTCTTGTTCAGACGATAATGACAATCCTCAACCACAATCAAATATTTCCAATCCGGAGTTTTACATATATGAAAGAAATGGTGAGAGCAGTGTAGATTTTAGTGGACAGACAATAAGGATATTAATGGCTGAGGAATTAGTATCGGCATGCAAAGATTTTAACTCTACTGAAACAAGTCTTCGGGAACTGTACCGAAATGAGTCATCTTCCGGAACCAATGTTGATCCTTTTCAAAATCCTGATCTCAATACATCAATTAAAAGTGTAAGGGAAAAAGTGGCAGCATCCATTGATCTCTTCTCTGCAAATTCATCCGAATCTGCAGCCATTAAAAATTTCATAGAATCGCTATTCTTTCTTCTTGAAATTGAAGTTTACCCCAATAAAAATCAGTTGGCAAGTCCCGGAATTGCCGGCCAAATAGCAGATGGAAGCGCTACCCGATATATAGCTCCAAGCGGGCTTGAATACGATCAGATTATCAATAAAAGTCTTATTGGTGCATTGATGGTTGACCAGGTCATCAATAATTACATAAGCCCAACGCTTTTGAACCAAAACAACATTCGGCAGGATAACAATAACAAAGTGCTTCTCGATGGAACAAATTATACACAGATGGAACATTTATGGGATGAGGCTTACGGCTATCTTTATGGTACATCGGTTAATACAGCAAATCCCAATGCCAGCATCGGGGCGGATGACAATTTTCTGAATAAATATATCGGTAGAGTAAATGAAGATGAAGATTTTACTGGCATTGCCGAACAAATATTTAATGCCTTCAAAATTGGTCGCGCAGCAATCCTTGCAAATAATTATACACTAAGAGACGAGCAGATCGCAATTTTGAGAAACGAAATATCAAATTTAATTGCAATCAGGGCTGTTTATTATATGCAACAGGGAAAGAATGCCTTGCCGGCCGATAGAAACAATTACAGTGCATATGGTTCAGCATTCCACGATTTATCAGAAGGCTACGGATTTTTATACAGCCTTAGATTTACCCGAAATGGGGAAGGTGAAGAACTTTTTAGCCGTGAAGAAGTCGATAATTTAATTTCAAAATTGTTGAGCGATGGTTCTAATGGCCTGTGGGATGTTAAAGCGGAAACACTCGATGAAATATCAGAAATAATTTCATCTAAATTTAATTTCACAGTTGCACAGGCAGGTGAATAG
- a CDS encoding PAS domain-containing sensor histidine kinase has translation MSGEESETTTVEKHPNWSENDKFQFKIEKLKANLFLLKIKGKAGSGDAKKILRSIEKNISTKSLAHLIIDLDGFQKFPLSDRKIVFESFWKYNTEKRIAFSYLLNANTFIKSIATLIGAFYKGGHFDYVKSLNEAISKFESKKEENSNQTEQIERAIQEKKSNDFIKITHTQTFESKSNPGSSLICSIIEPNIVLYEYYGTIDMDLAKNYVPFAENAYKQIGKFHFIVDLKNSTKVTKEVREYYNSVNEGFLPMVHWNYYNLTSLFSVLYKIYALINPSFIKHVKVIQSVPECIKNIHSNTEVKDLIKHKKNSQNYLSNEELKNLDKESLIQYINVLQSEMDYQQNQSKIRSEEMFEILSKITWSGNFDHINLPEIHESDDFYNVYKSIELLKHDVGDLIEELKSTNQNLEALVEKRSKVIIYKESNLRAIIENFQSPVWLIDKKYRVLEFNGLFKENMLKHYNINLEKGDDILANFPDKLLKEWKERYDLCLKGESKNYFESYDFPGGKKYFEIKTFPIYAKNEIHGVGIVAIDISDLQNSKEKLEDQNVKLSKLNNELDSFIYRSSHDLRAPISSVKGLIEISKMEEDPAIKLQYLEMMGSTMDKLDGFIHEIVDITKNEKLELKFEDCKLYDLFDTILEELGHKESINKIRIENRIDKKFIIKSDKNRLKTLFKNIIANSIKYRDEKKESYIHISSSLNKHKIIVEIEDNGLGIKKKYLPKLTGMFYRAHPEKSGSGLGLYIVKEILTKLKGELELESEYGKFTKTRVSFKK, from the coding sequence ATGAGTGGCGAAGAAAGCGAAACCACTACAGTAGAAAAGCATCCGAATTGGTCTGAAAACGACAAATTTCAATTTAAAATTGAAAAGTTAAAGGCCAATTTATTTCTTCTGAAAATCAAGGGTAAAGCGGGTTCTGGCGATGCAAAAAAAATCCTCAGAAGCATAGAAAAGAACATTAGTACCAAATCTTTAGCACATTTAATAATTGATCTCGATGGCTTTCAAAAATTTCCCCTCTCCGATCGAAAAATTGTTTTTGAGTCATTCTGGAAATACAATACAGAAAAAAGAATTGCTTTTAGCTATCTCCTCAACGCCAATACTTTTATTAAATCCATTGCTACTTTAATTGGTGCTTTTTATAAAGGTGGGCATTTTGATTATGTGAAATCCCTGAACGAAGCAATAAGTAAGTTTGAGTCAAAAAAAGAAGAAAATTCAAACCAAACAGAACAAATAGAAAGAGCTATACAGGAAAAAAAATCAAATGATTTTATCAAGATAACTCATACTCAAACTTTTGAAAGCAAATCCAACCCCGGTTCAAGTTTAATTTGCAGCATAATTGAGCCAAACATTGTGCTTTATGAATACTATGGGACCATTGACATGGATCTTGCAAAAAACTATGTTCCATTTGCCGAAAATGCTTATAAACAAATAGGGAAGTTTCATTTTATTGTTGACCTTAAAAACAGCACAAAAGTCACAAAAGAGGTTCGGGAGTATTACAATTCTGTCAACGAAGGTTTTCTACCTATGGTACATTGGAATTATTATAATCTCACTTCCTTATTTTCTGTACTTTACAAGATATACGCGCTAATCAATCCCTCTTTTATAAAACATGTAAAAGTCATTCAGTCTGTCCCCGAATGCATAAAAAACATTCACTCTAATACCGAAGTGAAGGACTTAATTAAACACAAAAAAAACTCTCAGAATTATCTCTCAAATGAAGAGCTAAAAAATTTGGATAAGGAATCTCTGATTCAATACATCAATGTATTGCAATCGGAAATGGACTATCAGCAAAACCAAAGTAAAATCCGCTCCGAAGAAATGTTTGAAATCCTATCCAAGATTACATGGAGCGGAAATTTTGATCATATCAATTTACCTGAAATACATGAAAGCGATGATTTTTACAATGTCTATAAATCCATTGAACTCCTAAAGCACGATGTCGGCGATTTGATAGAGGAATTAAAATCCACCAATCAAAATCTGGAAGCGCTTGTAGAAAAGCGCAGCAAAGTAATCATTTACAAGGAGTCGAATTTAAGAGCCATTATCGAAAACTTTCAATCGCCCGTTTGGCTAATTGATAAAAAATATAGAGTCCTTGAATTCAACGGATTATTTAAGGAGAATATGCTTAAGCACTATAACATAAATCTTGAAAAAGGCGATGATATATTAGCCAATTTTCCGGATAAGCTGTTAAAGGAATGGAAAGAGCGCTACGATCTATGCTTGAAGGGGGAATCCAAAAATTATTTTGAATCTTACGATTTTCCCGGTGGTAAAAAATATTTCGAGATAAAAACTTTTCCTATCTATGCAAAAAACGAAATACACGGCGTAGGTATAGTAGCCATCGATATAAGCGATTTACAGAATTCCAAAGAAAAGCTCGAAGATCAAAATGTTAAATTAAGCAAATTGAATAATGAGCTCGACAGTTTTATTTATCGCTCCTCACATGACTTAAGGGCACCAATTTCTTCGGTCAAAGGATTAATAGAGATAAGTAAAATGGAAGAGGATCCTGCCATAAAATTGCAATATCTCGAAATGATGGGATCGACCATGGATAAACTCGATGGCTTCATTCACGAAATTGTTGACATCACTAAAAATGAAAAACTGGAGTTAAAATTTGAAGACTGTAAATTGTATGATTTATTTGATACCATTTTAGAGGAATTAGGGCATAAGGAAAGCATCAATAAAATAAGAATAGAGAATCGGATTGATAAAAAATTTATAATAAAATCGGACAAAAACAGATTAAAAACCCTTTTCAAGAATATAATAGCCAATTCCATCAAATACCGCGATGAGAAAAAGGAATCTTATATCCATATAAGCTCATCATTAAATAAACACAAAATAATCGTAGAAATAGAAGACAATGGCCTAGGAATTAAAAAGAAATACCTGCCTAAACTCACCGGCATGTTTTACAGGGCACATCCGGAAAAAAGCGGTTCTGGACTGGGTTTGTATATTGTAAAGGAGATACTTACCAAACTGAAAGGGGAATTAGAATTGGAATCTGAATACGGCAAATTCACAAAAACCAGAGTCAGTTTCAAAAAATGA
- a CDS encoding type II toxin-antitoxin system HicB family antitoxin, translated as MKYLQYKGYTGSIEYSPEDNLLYGKVLGIRGLISYEGETGKLLENDFQEAVNIYLKDCKKEGKTPDKPFKGSFNVRISASLHQKAALLAMEKKTSLNNLVAEAIRTKVTDDPT; from the coding sequence ATGAAATATCTGCAATACAAAGGATATACAGGAAGCATAGAATATAGTCCTGAGGATAATTTACTCTATGGGAAAGTGCTGGGCATCAGAGGACTGATTTCATATGAAGGTGAGACAGGAAAGCTTTTGGAAAATGATTTTCAGGAAGCAGTAAACATTTACCTTAAAGATTGTAAGAAAGAAGGGAAAACGCCCGATAAACCATTTAAAGGTAGCTTTAATGTGAGGATATCAGCGTCTTTACACCAAAAGGCAGCACTTTTAGCCATGGAGAAGAAGACATCCTTAAATAATCTTGTAGCCGAAGCAATCAGAACCAAAGTGACTGATGATCCTACCTGA
- a CDS encoding HTTM domain-containing protein, with amino-acid sequence MFQGIRSYLQSTTKAAPLAAFRILFGLLMFVSLIRFALNGWIEKLYIEPKFFFHYYGFEFVKPLGNFTYLIFFICAIASLGVALGYKYRLSIIVFFLSFTYIELMDLTTYLNHYYFISIISFVMIFLPANAYFSYDAYKNPRRAFEYVPNWTIDVIKLLLSIVYFYAGLAKLNSDWIIYAMPLSIWLPSAYDLPFLGEFLQQRWLIYLFSWSGAVYDLSIPFLLFYKKTRWYAFFLVIVFHLLTGALFPIGMFPYIMIAASTIFFESKWHQKAINYLAGLLKISLEKFDNALKKTESFSMVSRLKLSFLGLFLLLQLLFPFRYLAYPGELFWTEEGYRFSWRVMLMEKAANAQFKISEPQSGIEFYVDNSKFLSGFQEKQMSGQPDMILQYAHFLKAHYEKQGMKNVEVYADVFVALNGRKSKRYISPEIDLSKINDSFAHKNWILKFDDEISGF; translated from the coding sequence ATGTTTCAAGGGATTAGGTCATATTTACAAAGCACTACAAAGGCTGCACCACTGGCAGCCTTTCGTATTTTATTCGGTTTGCTGATGTTTGTCAGTCTGATCCGCTTTGCATTAAACGGATGGATAGAGAAACTTTACATAGAGCCTAAATTCTTCTTTCATTACTACGGCTTCGAATTTGTAAAACCACTGGGCAATTTCACTTATCTTATCTTTTTTATCTGCGCTATCGCCTCGCTTGGAGTGGCATTGGGTTATAAGTATCGTCTTTCCATCATCGTTTTTTTTCTGAGCTTTACCTATATCGAGCTGATGGATTTGACCACCTATCTCAACCACTATTATTTCATCAGTATTATTTCCTTCGTAATGATCTTTCTTCCGGCCAATGCCTATTTTTCATACGACGCTTATAAAAACCCTAGGAGGGCCTTTGAATATGTTCCCAATTGGACCATTGATGTTATAAAACTTCTTCTTTCGATAGTTTATTTCTATGCCGGATTGGCCAAATTAAATTCTGATTGGATCATATATGCAATGCCTTTGAGCATTTGGCTTCCCTCCGCCTATGACTTACCTTTTCTCGGGGAATTTTTGCAGCAGAGATGGCTGATATATCTATTTTCCTGGTCAGGAGCAGTTTACGATCTTAGCATTCCTTTTTTGCTTTTTTATAAAAAAACCAGGTGGTACGCTTTTTTCCTTGTAATTGTATTCCATCTTTTGACCGGGGCCCTGTTCCCTATTGGCATGTTCCCTTATATCATGATTGCTGCGAGCACCATTTTCTTTGAGTCCAAATGGCATCAAAAAGCCATAAACTATCTTGCGGGATTGCTAAAAATTAGTTTGGAGAAATTTGATAATGCGCTAAAAAAAACAGAGTCATTTTCAATGGTATCAAGACTAAAATTATCCTTTCTTGGTTTATTCCTACTCCTTCAATTGCTCTTTCCATTCCGTTACCTTGCCTATCCCGGTGAGCTCTTTTGGACAGAAGAAGGCTATCGGTTTTCATGGCGCGTAATGCTGATGGAAAAAGCGGCCAATGCCCAATTTAAAATCTCAGAACCACAGAGTGGAATTGAATTTTACGTTGACAATAGCAAGTTTCTCAGCGGTTTTCAGGAAAAACAGATGTCGGGTCAGCCGGACATGATCCTTCAATACGCCCATTTCCTTAAAGCGCATTATGAGAAACAAGGAATGAAAAATGTAGAGGTTTATGCCGATGTATTTGTAGCATTAAACGGTCGCAAAAGCAAAAGGTACATTTCACCGGAAATCGATTTAAGTAAAATCAATGATTCTTTTGCGCATAAAAACTGGATCTTAAAATTTGACGATGAGATTAGCGGTTTTTAG
- a CDS encoding type II toxin-antitoxin system RelE/ParE family toxin, whose amino-acid sequence MENGYKILWTENALYELKETIIYMEKNWNEKVIQKFANKLDNTLELISRNPELYPVSGRKKDVRRAVIMKVNCLYYRKKKHTIEILSFFSNRQNPESLNF is encoded by the coding sequence ATGGAAAATGGTTATAAAATTCTTTGGACGGAGAATGCTCTTTACGAATTAAAAGAAACCATCATTTATATGGAGAAAAACTGGAATGAAAAAGTAATTCAAAAATTTGCCAATAAACTAGATAATACTCTAGAGTTAATTTCTAGGAATCCCGAATTATACCCAGTCTCAGGTAGAAAAAAAGATGTCAGAAGAGCAGTAATAATGAAAGTTAATTGTTTGTATTACAGAAAGAAAAAACACACCATTGAAATTTTATCATTCTTCTCAAATAGACAAAATCCTGAAAGCTTAAACTTTTAA
- a CDS encoding imelysin family protein: MMNRGVLIILIPLLFACSEDESPETQNDNFDRQSMLINWADNIIIPSYKAYEYSLLALQSAKNDFIANPDISSLSELRIKWEEAYLNWQKVSMFQIGMAEQITLRDFTNIYPCDKEEIEMAISSGDYNLELPSSRDMQGFPALDYLLYGMADSENELLQKLSQTAYSSYLSELVERLLFLSQSVIDDWEGDYRDQFVENDGSDAGSSVNKMLNDYMFYYEKVLRAGKVGIPAGVFSSTSRSDLVEAPYRGDLSKSLCLSALNSVINFFHGRHYNSNEEGESLKSYLDYLNSVSETESLSLSIANQFDLSRDKIESLNEDFALQIQTDNSAMLEAYDELQSNVVLMKVDMFQAMNIRVDYVDADGD, translated from the coding sequence ATGATGAATAGAGGGGTTCTGATAATTTTAATTCCATTGCTGTTTGCATGCTCTGAGGACGAATCACCTGAAACCCAAAATGATAATTTTGATCGTCAAAGCATGCTTATCAATTGGGCCGATAATATAATTATTCCCTCCTACAAGGCTTATGAATACAGTCTTTTAGCTTTGCAAAGCGCTAAAAATGATTTTATCGCAAATCCTGATATTTCTTCCTTATCAGAATTGAGAATTAAATGGGAAGAAGCCTATCTCAATTGGCAAAAAGTGTCCATGTTTCAGATCGGCATGGCAGAGCAAATTACCTTACGCGACTTTACAAATATTTATCCCTGCGATAAGGAAGAAATCGAAATGGCCATCAGTTCTGGTGACTATAATTTGGAATTGCCATCAAGCAGGGATATGCAGGGTTTTCCGGCATTGGATTATTTGCTTTACGGTATGGCTGATTCAGAAAATGAATTGCTCCAAAAACTCTCGCAAACAGCCTATTCCTCCTATCTGTCTGAGCTCGTCGAACGCTTATTGTTTTTGAGCCAATCTGTTATAGATGATTGGGAAGGTGATTATCGCGATCAGTTTGTAGAAAACGACGGATCGGATGCGGGTAGTTCGGTGAATAAAATGCTCAACGATTATATGTTTTATTATGAAAAAGTGCTTCGGGCCGGAAAAGTCGGGATTCCGGCGGGTGTTTTTTCAAGTACCAGCAGAAGTGATTTGGTTGAAGCCCCCTATCGCGGTGATTTGTCAAAATCCTTATGTCTCAGTGCTTTAAATTCGGTTATCAATTTTTTCCATGGGAGACATTATAATTCAAACGAAGAAGGGGAAAGTCTTAAAAGCTATCTCGACTATCTCAATTCGGTATCCGAAACAGAAAGCCTGAGTTTGAGTATCGCCAATCAATTTGATCTTTCAAGAGATAAAATTGAAAGTCTGAATGAAGATTTTGCATTACAAATTCAGACGGATAATTCGGCCATGTTAGAAGCCTATGATGAACTTCAAAGCAATGTGGTTTTAATGAAAGTAGACATGTTTCAAGCCATGAATATTCGCGTAGATTATGTCGATGCCGACGGTGATTAA
- a CDS encoding type II toxin-antitoxin system HicA family toxin gives MSRKDKLIARFLKIPSDFHYDEMVTLLGYFGYEEMKKGKTSGSRAKFENFEGVPIILHKPHPNGIMKKYQLRQLKEIIIK, from the coding sequence TTGTCTAGGAAAGACAAACTGATTGCCAGGTTTTTGAAAATACCATCTGATTTTCATTATGATGAGATGGTAACTCTTCTTGGATATTTTGGTTATGAAGAAATGAAAAAAGGGAAGACCTCCGGATCGAGAGCAAAGTTCGAAAACTTTGAAGGAGTCCCAATCATTTTACATAAACCTCATCCAAATGGAATAATGAAAAAGTACCAATTGCGGCAGCTGAAGGAAATTATTATAAAATGA